A window of the Janthinobacterium agaricidamnosum NBRC 102515 = DSM 9628 genome harbors these coding sequences:
- a CDS encoding DUF2252 domain-containing protein — translation MKKTPQPVIRDVVDIITTFNAGRDAELLTRKYQLIAANPFAFLRGTCHLFYQDFPATGKLNRAPLAWICGDLHLENFGTYKGDNRLTYFDMNDFDEAQLAPVSWELSRFLVSVLVAADTLNVSASEAIGLCHCFLDAYVAALTEGKARWIERATASGMVRDLLRELRSRSRPAFLERRTDIKGGKRKLRVDGIKALPVNHAERDKVGTFMAEYAAQQRTPGFFKVLDVARRIAGTGSLGLERYVILVRGRGGVDENFLLDLKYTAGSALAPYVQQPQPHWSSEAERVVAVQKRVQAIAPAFLSAVTLGEQSFVLKELLPDQDRLSLDLWNGKIGRLEGVMHAMGSLVAWDHLRSSGRQGSANADAWIAFGRDAKAWRGDLLEYAMAYHQQVLSDWHIYAKAYRAATKARHGSE, via the coding sequence GTGAAGAAAACACCCCAGCCCGTGATACGCGATGTCGTCGACATCATCACCACCTTCAACGCCGGACGCGATGCCGAATTGCTGACGCGGAAATACCAGTTGATCGCGGCCAACCCATTCGCGTTCTTGCGCGGTACTTGCCACCTGTTCTATCAAGACTTTCCCGCCACCGGCAAGCTCAACCGAGCGCCGCTGGCCTGGATCTGTGGCGACTTGCACCTGGAAAACTTCGGCACCTACAAGGGCGACAACCGGCTGACCTATTTCGACATGAACGACTTCGATGAAGCACAACTGGCGCCGGTCAGCTGGGAATTGTCACGCTTCCTGGTCAGCGTGCTGGTCGCGGCCGATACATTGAACGTCAGCGCTTCCGAAGCGATCGGCTTATGCCATTGTTTCCTCGATGCTTACGTGGCAGCATTGACCGAAGGAAAAGCGCGCTGGATCGAACGCGCCACCGCCAGCGGCATGGTCAGGGATCTGCTGCGCGAATTGCGCAGCCGCTCGCGGCCGGCATTCCTCGAGCGCCGCACCGACATCAAAGGCGGCAAGCGCAAACTGCGCGTCGACGGCATCAAGGCGTTGCCGGTCAACCACGCCGAGCGCGACAAGGTCGGCACCTTCATGGCCGAGTACGCCGCACAACAAAGGACCCCGGGTTTCTTCAAGGTACTGGATGTGGCGCGCCGCATTGCCGGCACCGGCAGCCTTGGGCTTGAACGGTATGTGATCCTGGTGCGCGGACGCGGCGGCGTCGATGAAAACTTCCTGCTCGACCTGAAATACACGGCCGGCTCGGCCCTGGCGCCTTATGTCCAGCAACCGCAGCCACACTGGAGCAGCGAGGCGGAACGGGTGGTCGCCGTACAAAAACGGGTGCAGGCGATTGCGCCGGCATTTCTGTCCGCCGTCACCCTCGGCGAACAATCATTCGTGCTGAAAGAGCTGCTGCCGGACCAGGACCGGCTGTCGCTCGACTTATGGAATGGCAAGATCGGCCGCCTGGAAGGCGTGATGCATGCCATGGGATCGCTGGTCGCATGGGACCACCTGCGCTCCAGCGGCCGCCAGGGCTCGGCCAACGCCGACGCATGGATCGCTTTCGGCCGGGACGCCAAGGCCTGGCGCGGTGACTTGCTGGAATACGCGATGGCGTACCACCAGCAAGTACTCAGCGACTGGCACATCTATGCGAAGGCGTACCGGGCGGCGACCAAGGCCAGGCATGGCAGTGAATGA
- a CDS encoding VCBS domain-containing protein: MYFAIASCCWLRQLLLALSLLGVCQQTLAFCPKNGLLCFVTAKSSGSLTHEDITQRAISELDKSYFSVPKLTNSMQKALDEIIEANAEVDQDQVSSAKHFDGENGAGAQLRLKTLKQNVLDALNASPINTGGARQNLGGALHTIQDFYSHSNWVEMGNSGANPDVGRSVLLPFAGPAVTTCSGFVDTGLTCANSSTIITSLLTSGYYGGEDRAKPGAFKCSHGGPLDKSSPSSDPVGYFREGINKDTLYCDLSPHSTFHHPAASAAIAATKQFVEDIKALINEEQLKALLGAGPTLAFAIDTTGSMGGIIAGVRASAINIVNSRLGTDEEPLQYVLAPFNDPSTGPTTSTSDATLFKSRIGALFASGGDDCPELSMTGMYNGLSLSNPGGNLFMYTDASSKDAGLFGAVLGLAKAKSIRLYMILFGSCSPLDPVYLQLANETGGQVFFLSGGEAGQVTQLADLVGRNNAVQVLSVVDTFPAAKTYRVPVDASMRRLTVSVSGTAQNVLPAVSLTRPDGVLVTPADAATYLSLSSGVIISIELPAIGAWTLKVDGAPDVTYVNVSGIADLAFTSFKLARFGGQPPHQGLFPIDGEPGPGDAVYGLAALAGGPANAAFQLRRKNDTPISDLALAQDATDPDKFFGPLTVPGETFLAYVTGKDASGNDYQRVASLALAPQNISVTAPAPQDLRPGKSTTLLYQVRNQGAAGTFSIRATDDLHYIVAVTPTTLTLGTGESASVAVTLMAPPDAPIGSADTITVAVQGTLNPLLHNSASLTSFVTGALETPGKPDFVADLIGQETVSSGVVGIDLRFTNSGIGTARDMTLTGLRLRTLSGSGTVTVNTALTPALPFVTPNVDVGSFFTVRLTFNVPAGVQRFSVTESGTVQGIDGAGYALSQGQAVIVNVP, encoded by the coding sequence ATGTACTTCGCTATCGCGTCGTGTTGCTGGTTACGGCAACTGCTGCTGGCACTGTCGCTACTGGGCGTTTGCCAGCAAACCCTGGCTTTCTGCCCCAAGAACGGCTTGCTGTGTTTTGTCACCGCCAAATCTTCCGGCAGTCTGACGCACGAGGATATTACCCAGCGCGCGATCAGTGAACTGGACAAGTCTTATTTCAGCGTACCGAAGTTGACCAATTCGATGCAAAAAGCGCTCGATGAAATCATCGAGGCGAATGCCGAGGTTGACCAGGATCAAGTCAGCTCCGCCAAGCATTTCGATGGCGAAAATGGCGCCGGCGCGCAGTTGCGGCTGAAGACGCTGAAGCAGAATGTGCTGGACGCCTTGAACGCCAGTCCGATCAATACCGGCGGCGCGCGGCAAAACCTGGGAGGGGCCTTGCATACTATCCAGGACTTTTATTCGCATAGCAATTGGGTCGAGATGGGCAATAGCGGCGCCAATCCCGACGTCGGCCGTTCGGTGCTGCTGCCGTTTGCCGGTCCGGCCGTCACGACCTGTTCCGGCTTCGTCGATACCGGCTTGACGTGCGCCAATTCATCGACCATCATCACTTCCTTGTTGACCAGCGGATATTACGGCGGCGAAGACCGGGCCAAGCCGGGCGCCTTCAAGTGCAGCCATGGCGGACCGCTGGATAAAAGTTCGCCCTCCAGCGATCCGGTCGGCTATTTCCGGGAGGGCATCAACAAGGACACCTTGTATTGCGACCTGTCGCCGCACAGCACTTTCCATCATCCGGCCGCCAGCGCCGCGATTGCCGCCACCAAACAGTTTGTCGAAGATATCAAGGCGCTCATCAATGAAGAACAATTAAAGGCGCTGCTGGGCGCCGGGCCGACGCTGGCGTTTGCGATCGATACGACCGGCAGCATGGGCGGCATCATCGCCGGCGTGCGCGCGTCGGCGATCAATATCGTCAATTCGCGGCTGGGCACGGATGAGGAACCGCTGCAATATGTGCTGGCGCCCTTTAACGATCCGTCTACCGGCCCGACCACGTCGACCAGTGACGCGACCTTGTTCAAGTCGCGCATCGGCGCCCTGTTTGCGTCCGGCGGCGACGATTGTCCCGAATTGTCGATGACCGGCATGTATAACGGCTTGTCGCTGTCGAATCCGGGCGGCAACCTGTTCATGTACACGGATGCGTCGTCGAAAGATGCCGGTTTGTTCGGCGCGGTACTCGGCCTGGCCAAGGCGAAGTCGATTCGCTTGTACATGATTTTGTTTGGCAGTTGCTCGCCGCTGGACCCGGTGTATTTGCAATTGGCCAATGAAACCGGCGGACAAGTGTTTTTCCTGTCTGGCGGCGAAGCCGGCCAGGTGACCCAATTGGCCGACCTGGTGGGACGCAATAACGCGGTGCAAGTATTGTCGGTGGTCGATACCTTCCCGGCCGCCAAAACTTACCGCGTGCCGGTCGATGCCAGCATGCGCCGCCTGACGGTGTCGGTCAGCGGCACGGCGCAAAATGTGTTGCCGGCCGTAAGTTTGACACGGCCCGATGGCGTGCTCGTGACGCCGGCCGACGCGGCCACGTACCTGAGTTTGTCGAGCGGCGTCATCATTTCGATCGAACTCCCGGCCATCGGCGCCTGGACGCTGAAGGTGGACGGTGCGCCGGACGTGACCTATGTCAATGTCAGCGGCATCGCCGACCTGGCGTTTACGTCGTTCAAACTGGCCAGGTTCGGCGGCCAGCCGCCGCATCAGGGGCTGTTTCCCATCGATGGCGAACCCGGCCCGGGCGACGCCGTGTATGGGCTGGCGGCATTGGCGGGCGGCCCGGCCAACGCCGCATTCCAGCTGCGGCGCAAGAACGACACGCCGATCAGCGACCTGGCGCTGGCCCAGGATGCGACCGATCCGGACAAGTTCTTTGGCCCGTTGACGGTGCCTGGCGAAACCTTCCTGGCCTATGTGACGGGTAAGGATGCGTCCGGTAATGACTATCAGCGCGTCGCGAGCCTGGCGCTGGCGCCGCAGAATATCTCGGTCACGGCGCCGGCGCCGCAGGATTTGCGTCCCGGAAAAAGCACGACGCTGCTGTATCAAGTCAGGAATCAGGGCGCGGCCGGCACCTTCAGCATCCGCGCCACCGATGATTTGCATTACATCGTTGCCGTCACGCCGACGACCTTGACGCTGGGTACGGGCGAGAGCGCCAGCGTCGCCGTGACCTTGATGGCGCCGCCCGATGCGCCCATCGGCAGCGCCGATACGATTACCGTCGCGGTGCAAGGCACGCTCAATCCGCTGCTGCACAACAGCGCCTCGCTGACCAGTTTTGTGACCGGCGCGCTGGAAACGCCGGGCAAGCCGGATTTCGTCGCCGACCTGATCGGACAAGAGACGGTCAGCTCCGGCGTGGTCGGCATCGACCTGCGTTTTACCAATAGCGGCATCGGCACGGCGCGCGACATGACGCTGACCGGCCTGCGCTTGCGGACCTTGAGCGGCAGCGGCACGGTCACTGTCAATACCGCGCTGACGCCGGCCTTGCCGTTCGTCACGCCGAATGTCGATGTCGGCAGTTTCTTCACGGTACGCCTGACTTTCAACGTGCCGGCCGGCGTGCAGCGTTTCAGCGTCACGGAAAGCGGCACGGTGCAGGGCATCGATGGCGCCGGCTATGCCTTGTCGCAAGGGCAGGCGGTGATCGTCAACGTGCCTTAG